TCGCTCCctcccacctgcccacctctcgcCCCCTCCCCGCCTCCTTTCCAAGGGGCTCAGCCATAGCCCCAGGGAGGAAAAGCTCCACCAGCCTCCGCGGAGGGACTGCCTGTGAgccccgagagagagagagcgtccTCTGCAGAAAGAAGACcacggcctcccccccccccagtctcaacTGGGCGAAATGCGGAGATGTCAGGATTTGAGGCTTCCTTTAAGTAGGGACAATCTAGGACAGAAGAGCCGCCAACCAGACACCCCAAAAGAAAACCTGCAAGCCGGATTCAGGCACCAGAGCATTCTCCTCTCTTGCGCTTTCCGggaactggtattcggaagcattaTTGCCTCAAGCTATttaggtagagcatagccatcatggccaagcAGCCATTGATAGAGCATCTCCAAGCACCGCAGAATCCTAAGAAAGGGGTTCGGGTTAAAAAGGAGAGTCAAGATTGTCAAATATTTCGAAAGGCTTGGAAGTTatctaaaattggggggggggggagctaagaACCAGGCAAAGCGGGGCTGAAAAACGATAAACAAAGAGCCATCTAAAACAGGGAAAAGTAGGTTGCAGCAGGCAAAATTTCAGGGCACCATCATCCCAGTGCActacaaaaacaaaaggaaagagcACTCTCTGCTGGCTCCCCGCAGCTGCAGGTTTTTCCAGATTGACGGCTACATTAGACAGACAGGGGACAAGAGGCGGTTGCTCTCTGGGTGGCTCCTTGCTTCGGAGCTGCTCAGTAGACAATAGCTATAGGATGGGTGGGAGAAGTGTTAGCCTAGGAGAGGGAGAAACACGCCGTAGCTGTGGAACAAGCACCGCGAACGGGGCGCCGAGTGCATGTTTGGCCTTTTCAATGTGTTGAGGGAGTGGGAGattcttggtttgtttttgttctaatttttattatgtattttgtgttttttatatttcatttttattttgtgaaccgccctgagcaGTACGGATGAAgggtgaataaatgaataaataaataagcgggTTTCTTTCGTTTTTTTCCAGCGGCCGCCGAAGAACCTCTCAGTGCCGCTTTCTGGTGGCTCCGCGtggaacagcagcaacagcacctcCGGCTGCTTGGAGAGCGCCGACTTCCAGTACCTGCTCTTCCCCGTGGTCTACAGCCTGGTCTTCGCCTTGGGCCTGGTGGGGAACCTCTTCGTCCTGGGCTACTTCTTCCGCACCAAGTCCGCCACGGAGCCCGCCAACGTCTTTCTGGTGAACCTGGCCGCCATCGACCTGCTCTTCGTGCTAACGCTGCCCTTCCGCATTGCCTACCACGCGCTGCGCAATGACTGGGTCTTCGGCGAGGCGCTGTGCAAGGTCACCGGCTGCCTCTTCTTCGCCAACCTGTACGGCAGCTCCCTCTTCCTGGCCTGCATCTGCCTGGAGCGCTACGTGGCCGTTGTGCACCCGCTGCGCCACCTCCGGCTCCGGCAGCTGCGCTACCGGGTGGCGGCCGCCGTCGGGGTGTGGGCGGTGCTAGTCGCCGCCGTCCTGTACCTGGCGCTCCGCGGCCCGCTGACCAGCCGCTTCCCCGACGGCCGCACCGCTTGCCTGGAGAACTTCTCCTCGAGCTCCTGGCGGGGGCGCATCTCCTCCGTCAGCCTCTTCGCCGCAGCcgtgggcttcctgctgccgctctTCCTCATCGGCATCTGCTACCCGCTCATTGCCTGGCGGCTGCTGGCCACTCCAGGGATGCAGCCCGGCTCACGAGCCGTGCGGCGCAAGGCGCTGCGCACGGTGCTGGTGGTGCTGGGCGTCTTCCTGGTCTGCTTCGCGCCGTATCACCTGGTGCAAGTGGTGCACACGCTGGGTCGCGCCGGCGTGCTGGGCGGCTGCCCGCTCATTCGCGCCACCTACGTGGCCCGCCGGCTCACCATGGCCCTCACCAGCCTCAACGCCTGCCTCGACCCGCTCGTCTACTACTTCGCCGCCGAGCGCTTTGCCTGGCAGCCCGGCTGGtggaaatgctgctgctgctgccgccggctAGAAACCGCCCAGCCGTCCCTGCTGAGACTTCGCGGGCTTGTGGCCAGTAAGCAGGGATCCTCCTCGTGGGGAGAAAGCTGCGCTCCCGGCACGGCGCAGTGAGCTCTCCAGCAGATCGCTGATCGTCGGAGGTGCGCGCGCCTGCCTCCTCGGGCATTCTGGCTGCGCATTCGTGTGAGCGAAGGACTTCCTCAACCTTAGACAAGCAGCCTTAGACAAGCGTCCAGCATATTGAGGACCAGTTAAACTGCCCTGGAGGAGGTTCCTTCGCCCTCTTCACGTTAAAGTGCTCATTTACACACCCACAGCCCGTTCGTCGCAAGCACGGTTTAAGAGATGGGAAtttggaaggcagagagagagagacttccccTCCCTTGAAGGGGTTTCTAGAGCTGCTGTTGCTGCGGGTGTTGGGGCTTCGCAGTTGGGACCTCTTTTGAAGTCTTTGTGGCAGGCAGACTTTAACAAGGCGCAGGTACTCCCTGCTTTCTACACACCCATTAGAGCAAAGGTAGGGAGGATCTTTTGCACGCAGAGGGGCCCAGCTTCAATTCCTGACGTCTCCAGGAAGGGTTGAGAGAGACCGTAGGCTGAAatctggagtgctgctgccagtcagtgcagagagCAATGAGCTAGATGGTCTGTCTCCAAATATCTTGCTAATGGATCGAAAAAAGGAGGAGTGCTGTATGGGCCTATGTACCCCTTTGCCTCACACCTTCCTCAGCATCTGATGCGACCAttctgcgcgcgcgcgcacacacacacacacacaaatattatgTCTGAATGGCCAAGTTTGCCAGGGAACATCCCAGCAGCCCTCATTGCCACTTGTCTGTGAGTGCAGGGGTAATAAGTGGAAGACAGAGCCTCATCTTGGCCAGCAAAGTGGGTGGGTGCTTCTAGGGaacagtcaaaacaaaaaacaaaaaatacctcccagtagcaccttaaagaccaactaagttagttcttggtatgagctctttaaggtgctactggaaggaaaaaaattttttttgttttgactatggcagaccaacacggctacctatctgtaactggatctAGGGAACAGTGTTAGTGTCAGAGTAATGCAGTTCAGGCAACACACAGTATTCACATATTGCAAAGAAGATGGGGAGAGGGTTACAACATACAGTAGAGGTTGCTATAGGCATTGATTCTCTTGCTCCTGCCCAACTATCTGTTTTTATTCTAGAGCCTTTCCATCACAATACAAAACAACAACTAGCTAAACGACAAAATATGTTAAATAACTttattttgctggggggggggcagagtaaGTGACAACACATTCTACTGAGCGTGGAACATGTTGGTCTGGGAATCCCAAACCTGAAACTGTATTACAACGCATTTTGGTTGAGACATGTTATACAGATCATTAGAAATGCAAAAGCCCTTCCTCTCAGTTCAGCTTGATTCACCATCAAGGCATTATTGCTTCCGAACCCATCAAGGTCATTGATTTGGAAAAGTAGCCACCTTTTCCTCCACTCTAGTGgtatggggggaaatggaatgcAGGCCTATCCCTGGCTCCCTTCCAAAACTGTATTGTCCAGATAAATACAAACAACGTGACAGATGGACTAGCAATAGTCTAAGGtacataaaatatttatttgctaGAGGAAGACCCACAAGAACCATACAGGTGTGGGATAAATGGCAATATATTCCTATCATTTGGTTTCAGCATTGcattggagggtctgcagttctGTGATGACTGGGCTGCACATGTGGTGGGACTGCCCATCaagaaaagaattttgggaaacaTTTCCCAAGAGTTGGGGAAACTAccacctcccccctttttttgtcctTGCTAGATCTTTAACCTAATAAATCATAACAAGCTAGCATTATAATTTGGTGGTGGAAGCTGGTTGGGGGCAAGACACTCCTAAAGTGTCTAAATTTAGTAAAGGGTTAGCATTTAAGCAAACCCCCATAATTCCTGAATTTAGTAAATTGCCTAGGGGATAAGTCATTTAAGAAACAAAGACAGAGTGATGGCCCATCAATGAAAACAATCAACCAGGGAAGCCCTGCCCTGAGTTCTGGGTAtttacatgggcatagccaagatcactgaccaatcatgttggttctgcccccccacccTGAAGAAAAATCCTGCCCTCCCCTGACAAAAATCCTGGCTTTGCttatggttgttgtttagttgtttagtcatttagtcatgtccgactcttcgtgaccccatgaaccagagcatgccaggcactcctgttttccactgcctcccgcagtttggtcaaactcatgctggtagcttcgaggggTTGTGAGCGGAAGTGGCctcccgcggcggcggcggcgggggggggcccCTCCCTGCTCCTGATTGCTTCTGCTGCCAAGGCCCAGCCTCCCAGCCGACCAATAGGGCGGGCTGGTGGGCGGGGCTAAATGCGTTTAAACAGCAACTGCAAGCCTCTTTTCTCAGTCTGTCCCTGCTTTCTTCGGATGATGTGTGGTTGGCAGGCATCATCAGAAGTATTAAGAATTGGTTGCAcctgtgagggtattggcagcGAGCCTTTTGGCTCGGGTGGCAGTTaa
The Podarcis raffonei isolate rPodRaf1 chromosome 6, rPodRaf1.pri, whole genome shotgun sequence DNA segment above includes these coding regions:
- the LOC128415500 gene encoding lysophosphatidic acid receptor 6-like, with protein sequence MEVLERPPKNLSVPLSGGSAWNSSNSTSGCLESADFQYLLFPVVYSLVFALGLVGNLFVLGYFFRTKSATEPANVFLVNLAAIDLLFVLTLPFRIAYHALRNDWVFGEALCKVTGCLFFANLYGSSLFLACICLERYVAVVHPLRHLRLRQLRYRVAAAVGVWAVLVAAVLYLALRGPLTSRFPDGRTACLENFSSSSWRGRISSVSLFAAAVGFLLPLFLIGICYPLIAWRLLATPGMQPGSRAVRRKALRTVLVVLGVFLVCFAPYHLVQVVHTLGRAGVLGGCPLIRATYVARRLTMALTSLNACLDPLVYYFAAERFAWQPGWWKCCCCCRRLETAQPSLLRLRGLVASKQGSSSWGESCAPGTAQ